The Nocardioides campestrisoli genome includes a window with the following:
- a CDS encoding TetR/AcrR family transcriptional regulator, translating to MSTENHDLEGRPRGARMPRRERRAQLLDSALEVFVAHGYHAAAMDDIAERAGVSKPVLYQHFPGKLELYMALLDDSCNAITESIRAALASTQDNKQRVADAIAAFYSYVAQETGAFRLVFESDLTNDAAVRERVERVTEDAAASIAVVIQQDTGLPMRACMLLAVALVGMGQVSARFWLSDTANGGSGDAISQKDAAALVAALGWRGIGGYPKEQ from the coding sequence GTGAGCACAGAGAACCACGACCTGGAGGGACGGCCTCGGGGTGCGAGGATGCCGCGGCGCGAGCGCCGCGCGCAGCTCCTCGACTCGGCCCTGGAGGTCTTCGTCGCCCACGGGTACCACGCCGCGGCGATGGACGACATCGCGGAGCGCGCCGGCGTCTCCAAGCCGGTGCTGTACCAGCACTTCCCCGGCAAGCTCGAGCTCTACATGGCGCTGCTGGACGACTCCTGCAACGCCATCACCGAGAGCATCCGCGCAGCCCTGGCCTCCACGCAGGACAACAAGCAGCGGGTCGCGGACGCGATCGCCGCCTTCTACTCCTACGTGGCCCAGGAGACCGGGGCGTTCCGGCTGGTCTTCGAGTCCGACCTGACCAACGACGCCGCGGTCCGGGAACGGGTCGAGCGGGTCACCGAGGACGCCGCGGCCAGCATCGCCGTGGTGATCCAGCAGGACACCGGGCTGCCGATGCGGGCGTGCATGCTGCTCGCCGTCGCCCTGGTCGGAATGGGACAGGTCAGCGCACGGTTCTGGCTCTCGGACACGGCCAACGGCGGGTCCGGTGACGCCATCAGCCAGAAGGACGCCGCCGCCCTCGTGGCTGCGCTCGGCTGGCGCGGCATCGGCGGCTACCCCAAGGAACAGTGA
- a CDS encoding DUF3107 domain-containing protein, with product MEVKIGIQHAPREIVIDVDLSQDEVEKLVNDALGNNSSLALTDAKGRRVLVPGDHIAYVELGGGVTGTVGFR from the coding sequence ATGGAGGTCAAGATCGGCATCCAGCACGCCCCCCGCGAGATCGTCATCGACGTGGACCTGAGCCAGGACGAGGTGGAGAAGCTGGTGAACGACGCGCTGGGCAACAACTCCTCGCTCGCCCTCACCGACGCCAAGGGCCGGCGCGTGCTGGTCCCCGGCGACCACATCGCCTACGTCGAGCTGGGTGGCGGGGTCACCGGGACCGTCGGCTTCCGCTGA